A genome region from Primulina eburnea isolate SZY01 chromosome 9, ASM2296580v1, whole genome shotgun sequence includes the following:
- the LOC140841454 gene encoding K(+) efflux antiporter 2, chloroplastic — protein MDIAYLIPQPNVTHRGNVASCRVHENLNMFTSLNYIGFSCQLFGDMRLVPKDYSRKKLKKNVLCCSSTGSTRVLGNLRLWCNDANGYPFYNRDNIFKMSKHVTLPHCQVNDSTSYVNDNTRDFELIESVNNGASLVTDDSKERSGKEETESLGLDELRELLQKALKDLEVARSNSIMFEEKAQSISEAAIALKDEAVKAWDEVNISLGNIQEIVNEESIAKEGVQKAMTGLSLTEAKFQVLIDSPKIVKENNGSPKALRESASGDENGVEQSSSSMEDEEALLAAKDEIKECRSHLENCEAQLRRLQNRKEELQKELDKLNDVAEQAQIKVSKAEEDVANIMLLAEQAVACELKAAQNVDDAEIALQRAEKKLAFSNSDVVDSTVEDGGAEEISQEKAEDGILEEREALAEVAEILEHLPHGQLEELILSDSSDKENKKTSLDIPKDPEADKEKLKTIQSKIQEMQKEATREGSTSTSPKALIKKSSRFFSASFFSSVEGDEFTPASVFHGLVESARKQLPKLVFGSLLVGAGIAFYIQRGGMVAQLFQQPDIISTSIDEVSATAKPLVPHIKQLPQRMKKLVEMLPHQEINEEEASLFDMLWLLLASVIFVPLFLKIPGGSPVLGYLAAGVLIGPYGLSIIRNVHETKAIAEFGVVFLLFNIGLELSVERLSSMKKYVFGLGSAQVLVTAVVAGLIAHFIAGQPSPAAIVIGNGLALSSTAVVLQVLQERGESTSRHGRATFSVLLFQDLAVVVLLILIPLLSPSSSKGGVGFQAIAEALGLAAIKAVVAISAIIAGGRLLLRPIYKQIAENQNPEIFSANTLLVILGTSLLTARAGLSMALGAFLAGLLLAETEFSLQVESDIAPYRGLLLGLFFMTVGMSIDPKLLVSNFPVVIGALGLLIVGKTILVALVGRFFGISIVSAIRVGLLLAPGGEFAFVAFGEAVNQGIMSTQMSSLLFLVVGISMALTPWLAAGGQLIASRFELHDVRSLLPVESETDDLRDHIIICGFGRVGQIIAQLLSERLIPFVALDVRSDRVAVGRALDLPVYFGDAGSREVLHKIGAQRACAAAVTLDSPGANYRTVWALSKYFPNVKTFVRAHDVDHGLNLEKAGATAVVPETLEPSLQLAAAVLAQAKLQTSEIAAAINEFRSRHLSELTELCEASGSSLGYGFTRISKPKPQPSDSSDENRFNDGALAA, from the exons ATGGATATTGCATACCTTATACCTCAACCCAATGTGACTCACCGTGGCAACGTTGCAAGTTGCAGGGTACATGAAAACTTAAATATGTTCACAAGCTTAAACTATATAGGTTTTAGTTGTCAGTTGTTCGGAGATATGAGACTAGTTCCTAAAGATTATTCGCGgaagaaattgaagaaaaacGTTTTGTGTTGCTCTAGCACAGGCTCTACAAGAGTTTTGGGCAATCTCAGGCTGTGGTGTAATGATGCCAATGGTTATCCATTTTACAACCGtgacaatatttttaaaatgtcaAAGCATGTTACTTTACCTCATTGTCAAGTTAATGATTCAACTTCTTATGTAAATGATAATACTAGAGACTTTGAATTGATTGAGAGTGTCAATAATGGAGCTAGCCTTGTGACTGACGATTCCAAAGAAAGATCAGGGAAAGAAGAAACTGAGAGTCTTGGTTTGGATGAATTGAGGGAGCTGCTGCAGAAGGCACTGAAAGATTTGGAAGTTGCAAGGTCTAATAGTATCATGTTTGAGGAAAAAGCCCAGAGTATATCAGAAGCTGCTATAGCGCTTAAAGATGAAGCTGTAAAGGCTTGGGATGAGGTAAATATTTCTCTTGGTAATATTCAAGAGATAGTGAATGAAGAGTCTATTGCTAAAGAAGGAGTTCAGAAAGCAATGACAGGCCTTTCTTTAACTGAGGCAAAATTTCAAGTGTTAATTGATTCACCGAAAATTGTGAAAGAGAACAACGGTTCTCCTAAAGCATTGAGAGAAAGTGCTTCAGGTGATGAAAATGGAGTCGAACAATCAAGTTCATCGATGGAAGATGAGGAAGCACTTTTGGCTGCTAAGGATGAAATAAAGGAGTGTCGCAGTCATTTAGAAAATTGTGAGGCTCAGCTCAGAAGGTTACAAAACAGGAAAGAGGAGTTGCAAAAGGAATTGGACAAACTGAACGATGTTGCTGAGCAGGCGCAGATTAAAGTGTCTAAAGCAGAGGAAGACGTTGCGAACATTATGCTTCTTGCCGAGCAAGCTGTTGCGTGTGAACTGAAGGCTGCACAAAACGTCGATGATGCTGAGATTGCATTACAGAGAGCCGAGAAGAAACTTGCCTTTTCCAACAGTGATGTTGTAGATTCTACAGTTGAAGACGGTGGTGCTGAAGAGATATCTCAAGAAAAAGCTGAAGATGGCATTCTTGAGGAACGAGAGGCACTAGCTGAAGTTGCTGAGATACTCGAACATTTACCCCATGGCCAGTTAGAGGAACTAATCTTGTCCGATTCGAGTGACAAAGAGAATAAAAAGACGAGCCTGGACATTCCAAAAGACCCTGAAGCAGATAAAGAGAAGTTGAAAACAATTCAAAGTAAGATACAGGAAATGCAGAAAGAAGCAACAAGAGAGGGTTCAACTTCGACCTCTCCAAAAGCATTGATTAAAAAATCCTCTCGGTTCTTTTCGGCCTCGTTTTTCTCTTCTGTAGAGGGGGATGAGTTCACACCTGCTTCAGTTTTTCATGGTCTGGTAGAGTCTGCTAGAAAGCAACTTCCAAAGCTGGTGTTTGGGTCCCTACTTGTTGGAGCTGG TATTGCCTTCTATATCCAACGGGGTGGAATGGTTGCTCAGCTATTTCAGCAGCCAGATATTATCAGTACCAGTATTGATGAAGTATCAGCTACTGCAAAGCCTTTAGTTCCACACATTAAACAGCTTCCCCAGAGAATGAAGAAACTGGTCGAAATGCTTCCTCATCAAGAG ATAAATGAGGAGGAAGCTTCCTTATTTGACATGCTGTGGTTACTACTTGCCAGTGTTATATTTGTACCtcttttcctgaaaattcctgGAG GCAGTCCTGTTCTTGGATACTTGGCTGCTGGAGTCTTAATTGGACCTTATGGTCTATCTATTATCCGTAATGTACATGAAACGAAGGCAATAGCTGAGTTTGGAGTTGTCTTCTTGTTATTCAATATTGGTCTTGAG CTCTCTGTTGAAAGGTTGAgttctatgaaaaaatatgttTTCGGATTGGGTTCTGCTCAG GTCTTGGTGACAGCTGTTGTTGCTGGCCTGATAGCTCATTTTATTGCTGGTCAGCCTAGTCCTGCTGCAATTGTCATTGGGAATGGTCTTGCATTATCTTCAACTGCTGTTGTTTTGCAG GTCCTGCAGGAACGTGGTGAGAGCACATCACGCCACGGTCGAGCCACTTTTTCTGTATTACTCTTTCAG GACTTGGCTGTGGTAGTTTTGCTTATCCTGATTCCACTTCTGTCACCAAGCTCATCTAAAGGAGGG GTTGGTTTCCAAGCCATTGCCGAAGCACTTGGATTGGCAGCCATCAAGGCAGTTGTAGCTATCTCAGCAATAATTGCTGGAGGCCGTTTG CTTCTTCGCCCAATTTATAAGCAAATTGCAGAGAATCAAAATCCAGAAATTTTTTCCGCAAATACTCTTCTTGTTATCTTGGGGACCAGTCTCCTAACTGCCAGG GCTGGTCTTTCCATGGCTTTGGGAGCATTTTTGGCTGGTTTGCTTTTAGCGGAAACCGAATTTTCATTGCAGGTTGAATCTGACATTGCTCCATACCGTGGTCTTCTACTGGGTCTCTTTTTCATGACG GTTGGGATGTCCATTGATCCAAAACTTTTAGTTTCGAACTTTCCAGTTGTTATCGGAGCATTAGGGCTTCTAATTGTTGGCAAGACAATCTTGGTTGCGCTAGTTGGCAGGTTTTTTGGTATTTCAATTGTATCAGCAATAAGAGTTGGTCTTCTACTTGCCCCGGGTGGAGAATTTGCGTTTGTAGCTTTTGGTGAAGCAGTTAATCAG GGTATAATGTCTACACAAATGTCATCGTTGCTTTTTCTTGTGGTTGGAATTTCCATGGCCCTCACTCCATGGTTAGCTGCTGGAGGCCAATTGATTGCCTCACGGTTTGAGCTGCATGATGTCCGGAGTTTATTGCCCGTGGAAAGTGAG ACAGATGATTTGCGAGATCATATAATTATATGTGGTTTTGGACGAGTTGGTCAG ATTATAGCGCAGCTTCTTTCTGAAAGACTGATTCCTTTTGTTGCACTTGATGTCAGAAG TGACCGAGTTGCTGTTGGTCGAGCACTTGACCTTCCTGTATATTTTGGTGATGCTGGTAGTCGAGAG GTCCTTCATAAGATTGGAGCTCAGAGAGCATGTGCTGCGGCTGTAACTTTAGATAGTCCTGGAGCAAACTATAGAACAGTTTGGGCTCTAAGCAAATATTTTCCCAATGTTAAAACATTTGTCCGTGCTCATGATGTTGATCATGGCCTCAACTTAGAAAAGGCTGGAGCAACTGCG GTTGTCCCCGAGACTTTGGAACCAAGTTTGCAGTTAGCAGCTGCTGTTCTTGCACAA
- the LOC140841455 gene encoding AT-hook motif nuclear-localized protein 11-like translates to MDQREHMTLSGSSSYYIHRGSKEQVAGFQDLTIMNPLSNANLHFPSNTGSNFIGSTLPLDTSSTISPHRVSVGPPSAVLQGESMRRKRGRPRKYGQDGAVPSASLPSTPHPVTVSRTEKRRGRPPGTGRKLKLASLGMPMLNFGGTLTPHVIHVVKGEDIKRKILSFFERGQRGIVILSGIGAISTVNCKTSSSVGTITYEGCFDMLNLSGSYMHDDTTGLTGGLNVILAGSDGNVIGGCVEGVLIAASPVQVIVGSIQSRSSKTKTMVDGQKQSMDPPTNIHPTQTLTPVRT, encoded by the exons ATGGATCAAAGGGAGCATATGACACTATCCGGTTCGAGTTCCTATTACATTCACAGAGGAAGCAAGGAACAGGTGGCGGGTTTTCAAGATTTAACCATCATGAATCCATTATCTAATGCTAATTTACACTTTCCATCTAACACCGGGAGCAACTTCATTGGCTCAACATTACCTTTGGATACTTCATCGACAATATCACCTCATAGAGTTAGTGTAGGACCACCTTCTGCAGTGCTGCAAGGCGAATCCATGCGTCGAAAAAGGGGAAGACCGAGGAAATATGGGCAGGATGGTGCCGTTCCATCGGCATCGTTGCCTTCCACGCCTCATCCCGTGACAGTTAGCCGGACTGAAAAACGGAGAGGAAGGCCACCAGGGACCGGTCGAAAGCTGAAATTAGCTTCTCTTG GCATGCCAATGTTAAATTTTGGTGGAACTTTGACTCCACATGTCATCCACGTTGTAAAGGGAGAA GATATCAAAAGAAAGATACTATCATTTTTCGAGCGAGGACAACGGGGCATTGTCATTTTATCAGGCATTGGCGCCATCTCAACCGTAAATTGTAAAACCTCAAGTTCGGTTGGGACTATCACGTATGAG GGATGTTTTGATATGTTAAATTTATCAGGCTCTTATATGCACGACGATACTACTGGCCTGACTGGTGGTCTGAATGTCATTCTTGCTGGTTCTGATGGGAATGTTATAGGTGGTTGCGTAGAGGGAGTTCTCATTGCAGCAAGCCCAGTCCAG GTTATCGTGGGAAGTATTCAGTCTCGTTCTTCGAAGACCAAAACTATGGTGGACGGTCAAAAACAGTCGATGGATCCTCCAACCAACATTCATCCGACCCAAACTCTCACTCCGGTTCGTACATAA